TACAATATATTCAGTGCTACTTGAAAATGTGTGAACCTTTTAAAAGGTTTTATGTTTCTGCATAAATTTGACTTATTACAACTACATTagaattttaattttaatttcaaAAGTCCTAAAAATAGATAAAAGAACCAAAGCAAACAAATGtaccaaaaataatagatttgaaTATCGATGTATAGAAGAAAATGATCTAAGATCCTATAACTGGGAATGGTAAAAGTCAGTTCATGTTTGCTGTCGGTATGTGTTGTGACCCCCACTTGTCTAGCAATAACTGCATCCACATGTTTCCGGCTATTGTTGTCCAGTCCTGTACATCAGCTTGATTTTATTCCGTTCCTTTGTAGAAAGCAGGTTCGGTTCTTCTATGTTAGTATTTACCTTCCATGAACTTCTCCCTTCAACTCCTTCCACAACATTTCTattggattgaggtctggactgtgacttggtcATTCCAAAACTTTAACTTTACTATACGAGAACTATTCTTTCGTAGATTGACTTCTTTGGTTGTTTTTTTCCCGTGAGATTCACATACTTTTGAGACAGATATCCTGACATTTTCTGGTATAATTCTTAATTCATTGTTGCTATCAATGATGGAGAGCCAGCCTGGCCCAAATGCAGCAAAACAGACCCAAATCGTGGTATTTCTTCCACCACTGTGTTACACTGATGGGGTGATGTTTTTATGCTAGAATACAGGGCTTCCCTTTCTCCAAATATAACCATTCTCATTTAAACCAAAAAAGCTCTATCTTGATTTCATTCATCCACAAAACAATGTTCCTGTAGCCTTCTGGCTTGTCCAGGTGATCTTTAGCAAACTGCAGTGGCAATGTTCTTTATGGAGAGCAGCGGTTTTCTCACCACTCTGCCATGTCCACCATTGTTGTTCAGTGTCCTTTTTATGGTAGACTTATGAAAATCAACATTAGCTAAAGTGATCTTGTGGACTATTATATGCCTTGCTCTCAGTGTGATCTCGGTCAACCACTCCTGGAGAGGGTGATGATGGTCTTGAATTTCCTCCATTTATACACGATCTGTCTGACTCTCGATTGGTGGGGTCCAAACACTTTAGATGCGGTTTTGTTACTTGATGAGTATCAACAAgtcttcttctgaggtcctcagaaaCCTCCTTTGTTTGTGCCATGGTATACCTCCACAAACATGTTGTGAAGATCAGCCTTTGATAGATCCCGTTCTATAAATTAGGTTGCCCATTTCTACCTGATTGCAATCCCAGTGCTGATTGACAACAACCACTCTGTTAATCCTgtaggttcttttttttttcaataaataattGAACAAGTCTAATAATTTTTACTAATTTTACTTGATTAAGATCTCTTTACTTTTTGGACTTGTGTTAAAATTTGCTGTAGTTTTAGGTGAAGTTTATTTAGAAAATTCTGGAGGGTTCAAAAGCCCCGTTGAAGAACTTTAACCATTTTATACACAGGAGTAGAGATgattgaacagtaaaatgttcgaggttcgatattcgtttcgagtagcccctcaatattcgactactcaaattaaatatcgaaccctattatagtctatgggaggaaaatgctcgtttcaggggtaggcaacgttcgatcaaattatacttaccaagtccacgagtgagggtcgggctggatcctccgataagtcttctccttgcagcatccccgcagcgtcttccggctctgaattcactctgccaggcatcgggcctgggcaaagccgactgcgcatgcctacactacaagcggacatgcacagtcggctctgcccaggcccgatttctaaatgtaggagaagaaccagcattgattggccgactgtatagcattcggccaatcaatgctggttctgcatcgaacttttccattcgaatagcgagtggtactcgatcgagtacgagtatttcgaataccgtagtattcgatcgaatacctactcgatcgagtactactcgctcatctctacttataaccatGGATAATCTTTGGGTAATTGTATCTTTCTCAGGTTTATCATTCCTAATAGTCTCATTAAACAATCTGCATATTTCTAGTGTGAAAAAAGGACTCACCTATGATGAGGTGCCAGAAATACAGGCTCTACTGAACACGGCCAGAGACCTAACAGGTAGCCAGAGAATCAATTCTATTGTTTGTCTTCTTCCGTTCTTTCCTAATTGTGTGATCCAATGACTTTGGCCTACTTATACTATATCCTGAATAATTCTAAGCTTCTGATCCAGTTTCTTTCCTTTTCTTGCCCTCTTTACTCTTTATTAGTTCAATCCTGTTATTCTTCTCTATTGCCGTTTTCATAACCAGAAATGGCTGTAGGAAATCCAGTCTTACATTTTATAGACTTGTCACTATGACTGGAGGTCTTCACTAAGTCTTTCCTTCTTGCTTCACCACTTGTGACTTCTGCCAGACTTAGAGTTTATCATTATATAGCCGATCACAACAACCTTTCTTTTTGGCAGGAATATTCCCTGTGGTTGTTCTTACCCACAAGACCCACTCAAACCTGAGAGATGTCGAGACTAAATTTAAGGACATGGATGTGGAGAGGATCATTGCTCTTGAAAACTTCACCCCAGAAGATCACATAAAGACCAGAGGAAAACATGAAGAGGTTCTGAAGTTCTATATTGAAGTGATTAAAGATATCGAATTCCGACTGCAAAGAATGTCTAACCCAGAAGAagaaagagagaagaggaagCAATTTGTGCTAAGATTTGTGTATGACAGGGAATTGGAAAAGAAAGCTGAAGATACAAAGAGAGAGTGTCAAAGAGAGGCTGAGAGGATGAGAGAGATGAACAATCAGGAGAAATCTTGTACTCTACAGTAGACACCAAGTTATTTACAACAGATACTCATTGTCTCATATGCACAAAGAGAACAAACATACCCACAGATAGGTACAACATGTAAATTTTATTGCTATCCAAACACTAAAAATCACATGGACACATAATAACACACTAAACAACTTTACAAAGATGACAGGGAAAAACCATAAGGTTAGAAGTGCCAGCAAGCCAAAGTGATGTTTGTGAGGTAATACACACAATTATGTAAAATCAATGTTTTTGCCATGGGCAGGGTGACCAGGGGTCCAAatgaattatattatatactcctatGCCTTATCAAGAGGTAAAAGATTGTGTCAACTAAGTACACCCACTCATAAGTGGTTGAGGATACCAAATGACCATGGTCACCCATTCACTTATGTCCTGGAAAACCCAAAATATCACAAATTTGTGTATCAGCTCACCTTAACATCATATAGACACGTATGGACCCCTGGTCACCCTGCCCATGGCAAAAACATTGATTCTATATAATTGTGTGTATTACCTCACAAACATCACTTTGGCTTGCTGGCACTTCTAACCTTATGGTTTTTCCCTGCCATTTTTGTAAACTTTTGTAGTGTGTCATTTTGTGTCCATGTGATTTTTTAGTGTTTGGATAGCAATAACATTTACACTTTTTATCTGTGGGTATGGTTGTTCTCTTTGTGCATATGAGTTCAGTCCCATACCACATTACGTATTATTGGCCGCTTTATGCATTTATAACAGATAATAATTGGTATAAGGCTAGACTGCTGAAAGAACAAAGATTAACCTTTATTTGTATTGCACTAGAATGTATCCtgagtgtaaaaataaaatatataagcaCTTCTTGCCTAATGTTGtgcctttaaaataaataatgagACCTTGGCCATATGatctacagtccatagtcatatgaTAGACACATAGGTACATAGTAATCAGACGCCtgtctggtaacaagctgtgcacctatgtgtacatcacatgatcaaggactgactatcacatgaccatggactgtatatcacatgaccacagactgatttTTCTCTAttcaaagaaagcagaatgaataacagcaagcaaagACTGAGAAAAACATGGGGAATTCATGCAGAAAGTACACTGGAAAATTGTAGAAGTTTTCATTATATAAACTACTAGcaagaggacccggcttcgcacaggtatatttaattttttgtttgtgaagTGGCCCCATATGAATTGTCCAATTTTacactgtgtggtattgtgtgaagaggcgcctatctaatcctatggcgtgtggaactgtgtgtaaacgcgcgtatctaatcctacggcatgtggtactgtgtgcagacgcatgtatctaatcctatggcgtgtggtattgtgtgaagacatgcgtatctaatcctccgttgtgttgaactatgtgcagatgtgcgtatctaatcatccactgtgtggtattgtgtgaagaggcgcatatctaaccctatggcatgtgcaactgtgtgtaaacgcgcgtatctaatcctacggcatgtggtactgtgtgcagacgtgtgtatctaatcctatagcgtgtacaactgtgtgcagatgcgtgtatctaatcctatggagtgtagaactgtgtgcagacgcgcatatctaatcctatggcacgtggtactgtgtgaagacatgcgtatctaatcctctgacgcttTGAACTGTTTTCAGATGTGCGTATCTggtccttccctgtgtggtattgtgtgaagaggtgcgtatataatcctcccccgtgtgttaatttgtgcagacacacatatctaatccttcagtgtgtggaactgtgtgcagacgcgtatatctaatcctctggcgtgtagaactgtgtgcagacgcacgtatctaatcctcccctgtgttgtattgtgtgaagaggtgcatatctaatcctatagcgtgtggaactgtgtgcagatgcgtgtatctaatcctattacttgtacaactgtgtgcagacacacgtatctaatcctctggcatgtggatctgtgtgcagatgtacctatataatcctctggtgtgtggaactgtgtgcagatgcgcatatccaatcctcgggcatgtggtactgtgtgcagacgcatgtatccaatcccccggcgtgtggtactgtgtgcagatgcgtgcatgtaatccttcagtgtgtggaactgtgtgcagacgcacatatctaatccttcagtgtgtggaactatgtgcagatgcgtgcatgtaatccttcagtgtgtggaactgtgtgcagacgcacatatctaatccttcagtgtgtggaattgtgtgcagacgtgtgtatctaatcctctgtcgtgtaatactgtgtgctgatctgtgtatctaatcctctgatgcgtgtatctcagtttggatatcagtgttgggttgtgtatgtggagtgaccatgtgtattgcagttggaatatgagtgaaagacttgcaggtttgtattggctaaggggggtgggcattgtgttgggaatgctgtatctcagcaatgttacttccgagcaagttggagtctcgtcttaaaccttcccggatacctgatgtatctctgtaccaaatttggtgaagatcggtacagtcgtttagtcgtgcataaagaacagacagacagacagaaattcatttttataagatagagagataacaTATATCTTAGATAGTTGCCAGGACTCTATCTGCAGTCTCTATAACTCTTTGTACTTTCATACAGACTATTGATTTTTGGCCACTGTGGCCCATACTGTAGGTCTACATGGGGACTGCAAGCACAAAACAGCCAAAGTGTATAATCTGTACCAGTTACTAAATAATTTTGTTTAGTAGATGACGATGAGCATAAAAAGACAACTATAGAGATTCCTTCTATACCACTGAGCTATATACTGCACATCTCACCCGGGGCATATAGATGGCTGTAATGTTATAATATATTTTCATACTGAGCAGCAGAGATGTGCAGACGTGATCCTGCCAAAGATCTGTAACAGGAAAACCACAAGAAACAATAGAGAGAACTAGAGATGTCATATGTAGAGGAAACGAGTCTTGTGCACAGCACTGATAACCAAAAGTATCCAAGTTACTCGAGAAATATACACAAGAAACAGCAATCCTGAGCAAAGGGCATAGAAACGTCTTATTTTGTCTGAAGATCGTATTGATCGTATTTGTCTGAAGATCGTACTGAAGATTGTATCAGTATAAGAAAGAAATGAGAGGTCAGATATATGACAGGATTTCTCATTTCTACATTTAGGCTTATAATAGAACCTAccctattctctgatatctaatacaaaagaaaatagataaaaaaaactgtattatGTCAGCATTATAACACTGCCCAGTGTCGAAGAATATAATAAttacataatactatatatataactattacATACAACAACACTGtgtcctatgtgcaagaatataactactataatactccatcctacatacaagaatataactaatataatactactgctatgtacaagaatataactgctataatactgctcctatgtacaagaatataactactataatactgctcttatgtacaagaatataactactataatactgctcctatgtagaaaaatataactactataatactgctcctatgtacaagaatataactactataatactactcctatgtacaagaatataactactataatactgctcctatgtacaagaatataactactataatactgctcttatgtacaagaatataactactataatactgctcctatgtacaagaatataactactataatactgctcctatgtacaagaatataactactataatactactcctatgtacaagaatataactactataatactacctactatgtacaagaatataactactataatactactcctatgtacaagaatataactactataatactgctcctatgtacaagaatataactactataatactgctcctatgtaaaatatatatatatatatatatatatatatatatatatatatatatatatatatatataatattgcctcctatgtacaagaatataa
This region of Leptodactylus fuscus isolate aLepFus1 chromosome 8, aLepFus1.hap2, whole genome shotgun sequence genomic DNA includes:
- the LOC142217706 gene encoding uncharacterized protein LOC142217706, whose amino-acid sequence is MQDIPEMTEFVKNFSLRSYDNEGFSRVLLQLFGFLGHGKSSFINTCKYVLDDTEFKIYADVKSSDGGNTTERITFPLTDTLTLVDNRGCSVMNDYETGEIFAQLGNLLPLDRAVEWSKGIGLMDRIVQAERHVKSSDFIFPIFVYSVKKGLTYDEVPEIQALLNTARDLTGIFPVVVLTHKTHSNLRDVETKFKDMDVERIIALENFTPEDHIKTRGKHEEVLKFYIEVIKDIEFRLQRMSNPEEEREKRKQFVLRFVYDRELEKKAEDTKRECQREAERMREMNNQEKSCTLQ